The following are encoded together in the Geobacter sulfurreducens PCA genome:
- a CDS encoding J domain-containing protein: MNTPLSETHLLDACRQLFGPDVDLSREFLHYLQPSGAKAAFRQRARETHPDLFGHESPHLQQRQAELFRQVREAYDLMCAFFRHREEGLARHESPCQSAGRRRSAGRERPRDDGPRDGFYQGHLPQRPLKLGRYLYYRGMISYRDLIRALAWQRAGRPPIGALATHWGWLDDTQVRTILSAGHHPGRFGEKAIRFGFLTPRQVELLLFRQRSRQTRLGQYFVAGNVVSMTEMERLARELRQHNARTGGPKRATGR; the protein is encoded by the coding sequence GTGAACACACCCTTATCAGAGACACATCTCCTGGATGCCTGTCGGCAGCTCTTCGGCCCCGATGTCGATCTGTCGCGCGAATTCCTCCACTACCTCCAGCCGAGCGGCGCCAAGGCCGCCTTCCGGCAACGGGCACGGGAAACCCACCCGGACCTCTTCGGCCACGAATCTCCCCATCTCCAGCAGCGCCAGGCCGAGCTGTTCCGCCAGGTGCGCGAGGCCTACGACCTCATGTGCGCCTTTTTCAGACACCGGGAGGAAGGACTCGCCCGGCACGAAAGCCCGTGCCAGTCCGCGGGCAGGAGGAGATCCGCCGGGCGGGAGCGACCCCGGGACGACGGCCCCCGGGACGGATTCTATCAGGGTCACCTGCCCCAGCGCCCCCTGAAACTGGGCCGATACCTCTATTACCGCGGCATGATCTCCTACCGGGACCTGATCCGGGCCCTGGCCTGGCAGCGGGCGGGACGCCCCCCCATCGGCGCCCTCGCGACCCACTGGGGCTGGCTCGACGACACCCAGGTCCGGACCATTCTCTCCGCCGGCCATCACCCCGGCCGTTTTGGCGAAAAGGCCATCCGGTTCGGCTTCCTCACCCCCCGCCAGGTGGAGCTCCTGCTCTTCCGCCAGCGTTCGCGGCAGACGCGCCTCGGCCAGTATTTCGTAGCAGGCAACGTGGTGAGCATGACGGAAATGGAGCGACTCGCCCGGGAACTTCGCCAGCACAATGCACGCACCGGCGGCCCAAAGCGGGCCACGGGCCGCTGA
- a CDS encoding CheB methylesterase domain-containing protein: MFNGNIVVIGVSTGGPITLKTLFSTLPRLEAAVIVVLHIQPGMDERVALSLAKVSVMPVNLAKDGEYLRTGHVYLAPGGCHLALEGNRRIMLVSGPRVNYVQPSADVTMKSLQRSRSNVFVGIVLTGMGNDGAEGIRHIKSIGGITIAQDRETSSVYGMPRSAIATGAVDYVLPDVKMGKLIERLVNGE; this comes from the coding sequence ATGTTTAACGGCAATATCGTCGTCATAGGAGTTTCCACCGGCGGCCCCATCACTCTCAAGACGCTGTTTTCCACGCTGCCCCGGCTGGAAGCCGCCGTTATCGTGGTCCTGCACATCCAGCCCGGCATGGATGAGCGGGTGGCCCTGAGCCTGGCCAAGGTGTCCGTTATGCCGGTCAACCTGGCCAAGGATGGTGAATACCTCCGGACGGGCCATGTCTACCTGGCCCCGGGCGGTTGCCATCTGGCCCTGGAGGGAAACCGCCGGATCATGCTGGTCAGCGGCCCTCGGGTGAACTATGTCCAGCCGTCCGCCGACGTGACCATGAAATCGCTGCAGCGGTCCCGCAGCAACGTGTTCGTGGGGATCGTGCTCACCGGCATGGGGAACGACGGGGCCGAGGGAATCCGTCACATCAAGTCGATCGGGGGGATCACCATCGCCCAGGACCGGGAAACGTCGTCGGTGTACGGGATGCCCCGCTCCGCCATCGCCACCGGAGCGGTGGATTACGTGCTCCCCGACGTGAAGATGGGCAAGCTGATCGAGCGTCTGGTGAACGGGGAGTAG
- a CDS encoding response regulator has translation MDVRVMLVDDEAMVRAAVEDMFRVKGGAITTAAGGEDCLAQLEAGFRGVILMDVMMPRMNGWATIREIVRRGLYEGNIIIMLTGIGEPDSQMEGLQEYVSDFLAKPIDPRQLYEAVQHYRLLLAEEAAPHV, from the coding sequence ATGGATGTTCGGGTGATGCTGGTGGACGACGAGGCAATGGTCAGGGCAGCCGTGGAAGACATGTTCCGGGTGAAGGGGGGCGCCATCACGACCGCTGCCGGCGGCGAAGATTGCCTCGCTCAGCTTGAGGCGGGATTCCGGGGGGTCATCCTGATGGATGTGATGATGCCGCGTATGAACGGCTGGGCCACGATCCGCGAGATCGTGCGGCGGGGACTCTACGAGGGGAACATCATCATCATGCTGACGGGCATCGGGGAGCCGGACAGCCAGATGGAGGGGCTCCAGGAATATGTCAGCGATTTCCTGGCCAAACCCATCGACCCCCGGCAGCTGTACGAGGCCGTCCAGCACTACCGCCTGCTCCTGGCGGAGGAAGCCGCTCCCCATGTTTAA
- the uvrA gene encoding excinuclease ABC subunit UvrA produces MAHESISIRNARQNNLKNLDLDLPLGELIVVTGVSGSGKSSLAFDTVYAEGQRRYVETFSPYARQFLERMDRPAVDRIDGIPPAIAIDQTNPVRTSRSTVGTMTELNDHLKLLFARAARLFCRGCGRPVRRDTPESIADELLARDAGAGAAVLVTFPVPVPANFSTDEVKGFLAGQGYTRIYREEEGILEVIQDRTRLAPANRSRLVEGMEAALRVGHGRVFVRPAGEGSASEPWRFSSDLHCPDCDISYQDPAPHLFSFNSPVGACATCRGFGRVIGIDLGLVIPDESRSLADGAVKPWQTESYRECRDDMISFATKRGIPVNVPWRELAPEQRRWVLEGEGSWEDGLWYGVRRFFDWLETKSYKMHIRVLLSKYRAYTLCPACGGARLSPDALLWRLGTTEEADRVLPPEERFRPQGMELPDEVLRHLPGLTIHDVMLLPLERCSSFFGGLALPAPLDEAADLLLREIRVRLGYLGEVGLGYLTLDRQSRTLSGGEVQRINLTTALGTSLVNTLFVLDEPSIGLHPRDMGRVIGVLRQLRDAGNTLLVVEHDPQVMLAADRLLDLGPGPGERGGEVVFFGLPAAILNEQRSLTGEYLAGRKQVATGDGLRPVREGHHSLEILGAAAHNLTGVDVRIPLNRLVCITGVSGSGKSTLVQEVLHRGLLKLKGRPTEPPGAHAAIRGAELIGDVVMVDQSPIGKTTRSNPASYVGAFDAIRKLFAAEPLAKERGYTTGTFSFNAGTGRCPSCGGNGFEHVEMQFLSDVYLRCPDCDGSRYRPEVLEVRLVPGGGGRPLSIADVLEMTVTEAVAFFADQREVLRRLEPLEAVGLGYLRLGQPVPTLSGGEAQRLKLAGHLAEVGGRRRTGAGNLFLFDEPTTGLHFEDIARLLAAFRRLLEAGDSLVVIEHNLDVISAADWLIDLGPEGGDAGGRVVCVGTPDQVMTCPESHTGRALQEYGEELAALVRASTQPAAEALPAVVPDRSIRIVHAREHNLKNVTIAVPRDRFTVITGISGSGKSTVAFDILFAEGQRRYLESLNAYARQFVQPAARPDVDAVLGIPPTVAIEQRTSRGGRKSTVATMTEIYHFLRLLFVKLGVQHCPDCGIPITPQTPDAIAARLLRELRGKRVALLAPLITARKGYYTDLAAWAAGKGFTHLRVDGVMTPVEPWPRLDRFREHDIDLPVGEIAVSAKGEGELRQLLDRALVFGKGVVRVAVTHADAGSQSKAELLFSTLRACTSCGQSFPEPDPRLFSYNSRHGWCPRCFGTGLEIPGFDAEQTGEEIWWNEWFEGEEQTCSACRGARLNPEALAVRFRDRNIAELTALTVIQAAAFIAELGLEGREAAIARDIVAEITTRLAFLGEVGLGYLSLDRAAPTLSGGEAQRIRLAAQLGSNLRGVCYILDEPTIGLHPRDNRMLLDTLRKLEGKGNTIVVVEHDEETIRRAEHVIDLGPGAGVNGGLVVAEGTLEQVMAALDSLTGRYLAEPLRHPLVERRPAPPPDAPAIQVLGATLHNLREIDVSFPLRRLVCVTGVSGSGKSTLVRNVLHAGLQGLLAHGRGAHAVAGCREIRGWDQLTRVLEVDQTPIGKTPRSCPATYVGFWDAIRKLYAGTTEARLRGYGPSRFSFNVKGGRCDECEGQGVKTIEMSFLPDVKVACEVCGGLRFTPETLMVRHRGKSIGDLLAMSVDEAVEFFAAHRSILHPLQLLQDVGLGYLTLGQQSPTLSGGEAQRIKLVTELAKAKPVKDALRVPRTASHSLYILDEPTIGLHMADVEKLVRVLHRLVEAGNSVIVIEHNLDVIAEADWLMDLGPEGGDGGGRIVARGTPEEVARMGDVSHTGRILGEFLRERRRAGPSA; encoded by the coding sequence ATGGCCCACGAATCGATCTCCATCCGCAATGCCCGCCAGAACAACCTGAAGAATCTCGATCTCGACCTTCCCCTGGGCGAGTTGATTGTCGTCACCGGCGTTTCCGGTTCGGGGAAGTCGTCGCTCGCCTTCGATACGGTCTACGCCGAGGGGCAGCGGCGCTACGTGGAGACCTTTTCCCCCTATGCCCGTCAGTTCCTGGAGCGGATGGATCGCCCGGCCGTGGACCGGATCGACGGCATCCCCCCGGCCATCGCCATCGACCAGACCAACCCGGTCCGCACCTCCCGCTCCACCGTGGGTACCATGACGGAACTGAACGACCACCTGAAGCTCCTGTTCGCCCGGGCCGCGCGGCTCTTCTGCCGCGGCTGCGGCCGGCCGGTACGGCGCGATACGCCCGAGAGCATCGCGGATGAGCTGCTGGCGCGGGATGCCGGCGCCGGGGCCGCCGTGCTGGTTACCTTCCCGGTGCCGGTGCCGGCCAATTTTTCCACCGACGAGGTGAAAGGGTTCCTGGCCGGCCAGGGATACACCCGCATCTACCGGGAGGAGGAAGGCATCCTGGAGGTGATCCAGGACCGCACCCGCCTGGCACCGGCGAACCGTTCCCGCCTGGTGGAGGGGATGGAGGCGGCGCTGCGCGTCGGGCACGGGCGGGTGTTCGTCCGTCCCGCCGGCGAAGGTTCCGCGTCGGAACCGTGGCGCTTTTCCAGCGACCTCCACTGCCCGGACTGCGACATCTCCTACCAGGACCCGGCGCCCCACCTCTTCTCCTTCAACTCGCCGGTGGGGGCCTGCGCCACCTGCCGGGGGTTCGGCCGGGTGATCGGCATAGACCTTGGGTTGGTGATCCCGGACGAATCCAGGTCCCTGGCGGACGGGGCGGTGAAGCCGTGGCAGACCGAGAGCTACCGGGAATGCCGGGACGACATGATCTCCTTCGCCACCAAGCGTGGCATCCCTGTCAACGTGCCCTGGCGGGAGCTGGCGCCGGAGCAGCGCCGGTGGGTGCTCGAGGGGGAGGGTTCCTGGGAGGACGGGCTCTGGTACGGGGTGCGGCGCTTTTTCGACTGGCTCGAAACCAAGAGCTACAAGATGCACATCCGGGTCCTCCTCTCCAAGTACCGGGCCTACACCCTCTGTCCCGCCTGCGGGGGGGCGCGGCTCTCCCCCGATGCGCTCCTGTGGCGGCTCGGGACAACGGAGGAGGCCGACCGGGTCCTGCCGCCGGAAGAGCGGTTCCGCCCCCAGGGGATGGAGTTGCCCGATGAGGTTCTACGCCACCTCCCCGGCCTCACCATCCACGATGTCATGCTCCTGCCCCTGGAGCGCTGCTCGTCGTTTTTCGGCGGCTTGGCGCTGCCGGCCCCCCTGGACGAGGCGGCGGACCTGCTGCTGCGGGAGATCCGCGTCCGCCTGGGCTACCTGGGGGAGGTGGGGCTCGGCTACCTCACCCTGGACCGCCAGTCGCGCACTCTCTCCGGGGGCGAGGTGCAGCGGATCAACCTGACCACGGCCCTGGGTACCTCCCTGGTGAACACCCTGTTCGTCCTGGACGAGCCCTCCATCGGCCTCCATCCCCGGGACATGGGGCGGGTGATCGGCGTGCTGCGGCAGTTGCGGGACGCGGGCAACACCCTGCTGGTGGTGGAGCACGACCCCCAGGTGATGCTCGCCGCCGACCGGTTGCTCGACCTTGGCCCCGGTCCGGGCGAGCGGGGCGGCGAGGTGGTCTTCTTCGGCCTGCCCGCGGCAATTCTGAACGAGCAGCGCTCCCTGACCGGCGAGTATCTGGCGGGGCGGAAACAGGTGGCCACCGGCGACGGGCTCCGGCCGGTTAGGGAGGGGCATCATTCCCTGGAAATCCTCGGCGCCGCCGCCCACAACCTCACGGGGGTCGACGTCCGCATTCCCCTGAACCGCCTGGTCTGCATCACCGGCGTCTCCGGCTCGGGCAAGTCGACCCTGGTCCAGGAGGTGCTGCACCGGGGGCTCCTGAAGCTCAAGGGGAGGCCGACGGAGCCGCCGGGGGCGCACGCTGCCATCCGTGGTGCGGAGCTGATCGGCGATGTCGTTATGGTGGACCAGTCCCCCATCGGCAAGACCACCCGCTCCAACCCCGCCAGCTACGTGGGGGCCTTCGACGCCATCCGCAAGCTCTTCGCGGCCGAGCCCCTGGCCAAGGAGCGGGGCTATACCACCGGCACGTTCAGCTTCAACGCCGGCACCGGCCGCTGCCCTTCCTGCGGCGGCAACGGCTTCGAGCATGTGGAGATGCAGTTCCTCTCCGACGTCTACCTCCGTTGCCCCGACTGCGACGGCAGCCGCTACCGCCCCGAGGTGCTGGAGGTGCGGCTCGTGCCGGGAGGGGGCGGGCGCCCCCTGTCCATCGCCGACGTGCTGGAGATGACCGTGACCGAGGCGGTGGCTTTTTTCGCTGATCAGCGGGAGGTGCTCCGGCGCCTGGAACCGCTGGAGGCCGTGGGGCTCGGCTACCTCCGCCTGGGCCAGCCGGTGCCGACCCTTTCCGGCGGTGAGGCCCAGCGCCTGAAACTTGCCGGCCACCTGGCCGAAGTGGGGGGGCGGAGACGCACGGGGGCGGGGAACCTTTTCCTGTTCGACGAGCCCACCACCGGCCTCCACTTCGAGGACATCGCCCGGCTCCTGGCCGCCTTTCGCCGGCTGCTGGAGGCCGGGGACTCCCTGGTGGTGATCGAGCACAACCTGGACGTGATCAGCGCCGCGGACTGGCTGATCGACCTGGGGCCCGAGGGGGGCGACGCCGGGGGACGGGTGGTCTGCGTCGGGACACCGGACCAGGTGATGACGTGCCCGGAAAGCCATACCGGCCGAGCCCTGCAGGAGTACGGGGAGGAACTGGCCGCCCTGGTGCGGGCATCGACTCAGCCGGCGGCGGAGGCGCTCCCCGCCGTGGTGCCGGACCGGTCCATCCGCATCGTCCATGCCCGGGAGCACAACCTGAAGAATGTCACCATCGCCGTGCCCCGTGACCGCTTCACGGTCATCACCGGCATCTCGGGGAGCGGCAAGTCCACCGTGGCCTTCGACATCCTCTTTGCCGAGGGGCAGCGGCGCTACCTGGAATCCCTCAACGCCTACGCCCGCCAGTTCGTCCAGCCCGCTGCCCGTCCCGACGTGGACGCGGTCCTCGGCATCCCGCCCACGGTGGCCATCGAGCAGCGGACGAGCCGGGGCGGGCGCAAGAGCACCGTGGCGACCATGACGGAGATCTACCACTTCCTCCGCCTCCTCTTTGTGAAGCTCGGGGTCCAGCACTGCCCCGACTGCGGCATCCCCATCACCCCCCAGACCCCGGACGCCATCGCAGCCCGGCTTCTGCGGGAGCTCCGGGGGAAGCGGGTGGCGCTCCTGGCACCGCTGATCACGGCCCGGAAAGGGTACTACACCGACCTGGCCGCGTGGGCCGCGGGCAAGGGCTTCACGCACCTGCGGGTGGATGGCGTCATGACCCCGGTGGAGCCCTGGCCACGCCTCGACCGCTTCCGGGAGCACGACATCGACCTGCCGGTGGGGGAGATTGCCGTGTCGGCCAAAGGGGAGGGGGAACTGCGGCAGCTTCTCGACCGGGCCCTGGTCTTCGGCAAGGGGGTGGTGCGGGTGGCGGTGACGCACGCCGACGCCGGCAGCCAATCGAAAGCGGAGTTGCTCTTTTCGACGCTCAGGGCCTGCACCTCCTGCGGCCAGAGCTTCCCCGAGCCCGACCCGCGGCTCTTTTCCTACAACTCCCGCCACGGCTGGTGCCCCCGTTGTTTCGGCACGGGGCTGGAGATCCCCGGCTTCGACGCGGAGCAGACCGGCGAGGAGATCTGGTGGAACGAGTGGTTCGAGGGGGAGGAGCAGACCTGCTCCGCCTGCCGCGGCGCCCGGCTCAACCCCGAGGCCCTGGCGGTCCGTTTCCGGGACCGGAATATTGCCGAGCTGACGGCCCTCACCGTGATCCAGGCTGCCGCCTTTATCGCCGAACTGGGTCTTGAGGGGCGGGAGGCGGCCATCGCCCGCGATATCGTGGCCGAGATCACGACGCGGCTCGCCTTCCTGGGCGAGGTGGGGCTCGGGTACCTGTCCCTCGACCGGGCGGCCCCGACCCTCTCCGGCGGCGAGGCCCAGCGGATCAGACTGGCGGCCCAGCTGGGCTCGAACCTGCGGGGGGTCTGCTACATCCTGGACGAGCCCACCATCGGCCTCCACCCCCGGGACAACCGGATGCTGCTGGACACCCTGCGGAAACTGGAGGGGAAGGGGAACACCATCGTGGTGGTGGAGCACGACGAGGAGACCATCCGCCGGGCCGAGCACGTCATCGACCTGGGCCCCGGCGCCGGGGTCAACGGCGGCCTGGTGGTGGCCGAGGGAACCCTGGAGCAGGTCATGGCGGCCCTGGACTCCCTCACGGGGCGCTACCTGGCCGAGCCCCTGCGCCATCCCCTGGTGGAGCGGCGACCTGCGCCGCCGCCGGATGCGCCGGCCATCCAGGTGTTGGGGGCCACCCTCCACAACCTGCGGGAGATCGACGTGTCCTTCCCGCTCCGGCGTCTGGTCTGCGTGACCGGCGTCTCGGGGAGCGGCAAGAGCACCTTGGTGCGCAACGTTCTCCACGCCGGGCTCCAGGGGCTTCTGGCCCACGGCAGGGGGGCCCATGCCGTGGCCGGGTGCCGGGAGATCCGGGGCTGGGACCAACTCACCCGCGTGCTGGAGGTGGACCAGACCCCCATCGGCAAGACGCCCCGTTCCTGTCCCGCCACCTACGTGGGATTCTGGGACGCCATCCGGAAACTCTACGCCGGCACTACCGAGGCGCGGCTGCGGGGGTACGGCCCCTCCCGCTTCTCCTTCAACGTGAAGGGGGGGCGGTGCGACGAGTGCGAGGGGCAGGGGGTGAAGACCATCGAGATGAGCTTCCTCCCCGACGTGAAGGTGGCGTGCGAGGTGTGCGGCGGCCTCCGCTTCACCCCTGAAACCCTTATGGTCCGCCATCGGGGGAAATCCATCGGCGACCTCCTGGCCATGAGCGTGGACGAGGCAGTGGAGTTCTTCGCGGCCCACCGGTCGATCCTTCACCCGCTCCAGCTTCTGCAGGACGTGGGGCTCGGCTACCTGACCCTGGGCCAGCAGAGCCCGACCCTTTCCGGCGGCGAGGCCCAGCGGATCAAGCTCGTTACCGAGCTGGCCAAGGCAAAGCCGGTGAAGGATGCGCTCCGGGTGCCTCGCACCGCCTCCCACTCCCTCTACATCCTGGACGAACCCACCATCGGCCTCCACATGGCTGATGTGGAGAAGCTGGTACGAGTCCTGCACCGGCTGGTGGAGGCGGGGAACTCGGTCATCGTCATCGAGCACAACCTGGACGTGATCGCCGAGGCCGACTGGCTCATGGACCTGGGGCCCGAGGGGGGTGACGGCGGCGGGCGCATCGTGGCCCGGGGGACGCCGGAAGAGGTGGCCCGGATGGGGGATGTGTCCCACACGGGGAGGATTCTCGGGGAGTTTTTGCGGGAGCGGCGGCGCGCCGGTCCGTCAGCGTAG
- a CDS encoding monovalent cation:proton antiporter-2 (CPA2) family protein, with the protein MTDTMLGQAVVYLAAALFCVPIARRLGMGSVLGYLLAGILIGPFCLGFVGREGEDIMHFAEFGVVMMLFLIGLELEPAHFWRMRTTILGLGSLQLALTTCALTAGLLLLGLDWRGALAAGLALAMSSTAIVLQSLKEKGLGNSHAGLSSFAVLLFQDIAVIPILALLPFLAIQAGGGAVHGDAPSLLDGLPVWMKAGSVLFAVVAVVVMGRSIVVPFLRIVTKASVRELSVAAALLIIVAIAYLMELVGLSPALGAFLAGVLLANSEFRHELESDIEPFKGLLLGLFFIAVGASINFRLLTDKPATIISLVLAVILVKAVVLVVAGRLFRLSFDQNSIFAIGLSQVGEFAFVLFAFIDRLGIIGRDWTDTLMAVTAISMTMTPLLLLANERLVLPRFGTREREEQEADLIDTEHPVIIAGFSSFGSTLGRFLRANGVEATILDNDSDQVDLLRRMGFKVFYGDATRLDILRSAGADSARVLFIAIDSPATVNKLVATARKHFPHLKVMARAGTNLDAHELLDLGVRDIYRDFLDTSVRAGVDVLASLGYRRYGATRAGQDFIRYDESAMHHLAPHRHDESSYISTAREQIRLQEQLLAGDRTANHTHHDHAWDTSTPVTAAEGETQP; encoded by the coding sequence ATGACCGACACCATGCTCGGTCAGGCCGTGGTCTACCTTGCCGCGGCTCTGTTCTGCGTGCCCATTGCCCGGCGCCTGGGCATGGGGTCCGTCCTGGGCTACCTGCTGGCCGGGATACTGATCGGCCCCTTCTGTCTCGGGTTTGTGGGGCGTGAGGGGGAGGACATCATGCACTTCGCCGAGTTCGGCGTGGTCATGATGCTCTTCCTGATCGGCCTGGAGCTGGAGCCGGCCCATTTCTGGCGGATGCGCACCACCATCCTGGGGCTGGGGTCGCTGCAGCTGGCCCTGACCACCTGTGCCCTGACCGCGGGCCTCCTGCTGCTGGGCCTCGACTGGCGGGGAGCCCTTGCCGCGGGCCTGGCCCTTGCCATGTCGTCCACGGCCATCGTGCTCCAATCCCTCAAGGAAAAGGGGCTGGGCAACTCTCACGCCGGGCTGAGCTCCTTTGCGGTGCTCCTGTTCCAGGACATCGCCGTGATCCCGATCCTGGCCCTGCTCCCGTTCCTGGCCATCCAGGCCGGCGGGGGGGCCGTCCACGGGGATGCGCCCTCCCTGCTGGACGGGCTGCCGGTCTGGATGAAGGCCGGCTCGGTCCTCTTCGCCGTGGTGGCGGTGGTGGTCATGGGGCGTTCCATCGTGGTCCCCTTTCTCCGCATCGTCACCAAGGCCAGCGTCCGCGAGCTCTCGGTCGCCGCGGCGCTGCTGATCATCGTTGCCATAGCATACCTGATGGAACTGGTGGGGCTGAGTCCGGCCCTGGGCGCCTTCCTCGCCGGCGTGCTCCTGGCCAACAGCGAATTTCGCCACGAACTGGAGAGCGACATCGAGCCCTTCAAGGGGCTGCTGTTGGGCCTCTTTTTCATTGCGGTAGGGGCCTCCATCAACTTCAGGCTGCTGACGGACAAGCCGGCCACCATCATTTCGCTGGTGCTGGCCGTCATCCTGGTCAAGGCAGTGGTGCTGGTCGTCGCGGGGCGGCTGTTCCGCCTTTCCTTCGACCAGAACAGCATCTTCGCCATCGGCCTGTCCCAGGTGGGGGAGTTCGCCTTTGTCCTGTTCGCTTTCATCGACCGGCTGGGGATCATCGGGCGCGACTGGACCGATACCCTGATGGCGGTGACGGCCATCAGCATGACCATGACCCCCCTGCTCCTGCTGGCGAACGAACGGCTGGTGCTGCCCCGGTTCGGCACCCGGGAGCGGGAGGAGCAGGAGGCCGACCTGATCGATACGGAGCACCCGGTCATCATTGCCGGGTTCAGCTCCTTCGGCAGCACCCTGGGGCGCTTCCTCCGCGCCAACGGCGTGGAAGCGACCATTCTCGACAACGATTCCGACCAGGTGGACCTGCTGCGGCGCATGGGGTTCAAGGTCTTCTACGGGGACGCGACCCGGCTGGATATCCTCCGTTCGGCCGGGGCCGACAGCGCCCGCGTTCTGTTCATCGCCATCGACAGCCCCGCCACGGTCAACAAGCTGGTTGCCACGGCGCGGAAGCATTTTCCCCACCTGAAGGTCATGGCCCGGGCCGGCACCAACCTGGACGCCCACGAACTCCTGGACCTGGGAGTGCGGGACATCTACCGCGATTTTCTCGACACCTCGGTGCGGGCCGGGGTGGACGTGCTGGCGAGCCTGGGATACCGGCGGTACGGCGCCACCCGCGCCGGCCAGGACTTCATCAGGTACGACGAGTCCGCCATGCACCACCTGGCGCCCCACCGCCACGACGAGTCCAGCTATATCTCCACCGCCCGGGAACAGATCCGGCTGCAGGAGCAGTTGCTGGCCGGCGACCGCACCGCCAACCATACGCATCATGATCACGCCTGGGATACGAGCACGCCGGTCACGGCGGCAGAGGGAGAGACGCAGCCCTGA
- a CDS encoding NAD(P)H-dependent oxidoreductase, with protein sequence MNNILILFAHPRFENSRTNRSLLAGLRGLEWVTIHDLYEQYPDFNIDVARERELLLAHQVIVWHYPLYLYGPPAIIKQWMDLVLEHGWAHGQGSYNLERKPIFATITTGGTRASYARGGFNRYTIPELLYPLEQATHLCRMDWLPPFVVQGTYRLTDGMLADCADQYRQILLKLAQSPPLEQIRGYEFLNDWISALNRKEAP encoded by the coding sequence ATGAACAACATACTCATCCTCTTCGCGCATCCGCGCTTCGAAAACTCGCGGACCAACAGGTCGCTGCTGGCAGGCCTCCGTGGCCTGGAGTGGGTAACCATCCACGACCTCTACGAACAGTATCCCGATTTCAATATCGACGTGGCCCGGGAGCGGGAACTTCTGCTGGCTCATCAGGTCATCGTCTGGCACTACCCCTTGTATCTCTACGGCCCCCCGGCCATCATCAAGCAGTGGATGGACCTGGTCCTGGAGCATGGCTGGGCCCATGGCCAGGGGAGCTACAACCTGGAGCGCAAGCCGATTTTCGCCACGATCACCACCGGCGGCACCCGGGCCAGTTACGCCCGGGGCGGGTTCAACCGGTACACCATTCCCGAGCTGCTCTATCCGCTGGAGCAGGCGACCCATCTCTGCCGGATGGACTGGCTCCCCCCATTCGTGGTCCAGGGGACCTACCGCCTCACCGACGGCATGCTGGCGGACTGTGCCGACCAGTACCGACAGATCCTGCTGAAGCTGGCCCAATCCCCGCCCCTGGAGCAGATCCGGGGGTACGAGTTCCTGAATGACTGGATTTCGGCCCTGAACCGGAAGGAGGCGCCATGA